A window of Clavibacter michiganensis contains these coding sequences:
- a CDS encoding manganese catalase family protein: MYFHAQTWINEIADGEPDPAAANALQEGLGGQFGEMRTMMQYLFQAMNFRGAAAKPYRDLIQGVGTEEISHVELIGTTISRLLDGSPEYTGRLTDPLDTPGKGGATPLSIALDHGNIHHHLVGAQGALPVDAAGNPWSGSYVYNSGNLPLDLLYNVMLESTGRLQKCRIYEMTDNPVARATVAYLIVRDQAHENAYAKALETLGVDWGKLLPIPKTNAEQFPEVKKLVDLGLQSKQYSFDLDGKSEAGRIFQGTSPSKDGTDLTATEQAPVGVPSTIAPERLEEFAPGLDKDLLALIQETAERELAEVEAFYGPTAKA; encoded by the coding sequence ATGTACTTCCACGCACAGACCTGGATCAACGAGATCGCCGACGGCGAGCCCGACCCCGCCGCCGCGAACGCGCTGCAGGAGGGCCTCGGCGGCCAGTTCGGCGAGATGCGCACGATGATGCAGTACCTCTTCCAGGCGATGAACTTCCGCGGCGCCGCGGCCAAGCCGTACCGCGACCTGATCCAGGGCGTCGGCACCGAGGAGATCAGCCACGTCGAGCTCATCGGCACCACGATCTCGCGCCTGCTCGACGGCTCGCCCGAGTACACCGGCAGGCTCACCGACCCGCTCGACACCCCGGGCAAGGGCGGGGCGACGCCGCTGAGCATCGCGCTCGACCACGGCAACATCCACCACCACCTCGTGGGCGCCCAGGGCGCGCTGCCCGTCGACGCCGCCGGCAACCCGTGGAGCGGCAGCTACGTCTACAACTCGGGCAACCTCCCGCTCGACCTGCTCTACAACGTCATGCTCGAGTCGACCGGCCGCCTGCAGAAGTGCCGCATCTACGAGATGACGGACAACCCCGTCGCCCGCGCGACCGTCGCGTACCTCATCGTGCGCGACCAGGCGCACGAGAACGCCTACGCGAAGGCGCTCGAGACGCTCGGCGTCGACTGGGGCAAGCTCCTGCCGATCCCGAAGACAAACGCGGAGCAGTTCCCCGAGGTGAAGAAGCTGGTGGACCTCGGCCTCCAGAGCAAGCAGTACAGCTTCGACCTCGACGGCAAGAGCGAGGCCGGCCGGATCTTCCAGGGCACGTCGCCCTCGAAGGACGGCACCGACCTCACCGCGACCGAGCAGGCGCCCGTCGGCGTCCCGTCGACCATCGCGCCGGAGCGGCTCGAGGAGTTCGCTCCGGGTCTCGACAAGGACCTGCTGGCGCTCATCCAGGAGACGGCCGAGCGCGAGCTGGCCGAGGTCGAGGCGTTCTACGGGCCGACCGCGAAGGCCTGA
- a CDS encoding phosphoketolase produces the protein MASDPAPRDPAAPLYLDVVDGWWRAANYLSVGQIYLLDDPLLERPLTRDDIKPRLLGHWGTTPLLNFVYAHLNRAIIERDLDMIYIAGPGHGGPGMVANAYLDGTYSELFSAATPDRAGMRHLFRQFSFPGGVPSHAAPETPGSINEGGELGYSLVHAFGAALDNPDLVVACVIGDGEAETATLASSWHLDKFLDPETDGAVLPILNLNGWKIANPTILARIPEEELLALFTGYGYSPRIVSGGFDGEDHAAVHERFALALGEALDDISRIQLAARTGGSEERPAWPMLILRTPKGWTGPKEVDGKQVEGTWRAHQVPLSGVRDDPDHLRQLQEWLESYRPHELFDRDGRLTPALQPNRPEGDRRMSANPHANGGLLRRDLRLPPLEVNAIDLSDGRGVIAEPTRVLGGWLRDVIARNPLDFRIFGPDETASNRLDDVYEVTAKAWQGEVLPVDEHLAHEGRVIEILNENITQGLLEAYLLTGRHGLFTSYEAFIHVVDSMFNQYAKWLESSSKVEWRRPVASFTYLLSSHVWRQDHNGFSHQDPGFLDHVVNKRAEIVRVYLPFDANSLLVTMDRCLRGTDLINVVIAGKQPTASLLSLEEARAHGARGVGVWEWAGTEVPGLEPDVVVACAGDIPTVEAMAAVQILKREIPQLRVRFVNVVDLMRLQDSTQHPHGLDDGSFDALFTRDKPVVFAFHGYPSLIHRLTYKRHNHENMHVRGFVEQGGTTTPFDMLMLNDLDRFRLVMDVIRRVPHLETTYAGLSQRMDDERIAHRVFTREHGEDMADVSGAEGLPFADPTRQTAIDTGDDNA, from the coding sequence ATGGCCTCCGACCCCGCACCCCGAGACCCCGCCGCGCCCCTCTACCTCGACGTCGTGGACGGCTGGTGGCGCGCCGCCAACTACCTCTCCGTCGGCCAGATCTACCTGCTCGACGACCCGCTGCTCGAACGGCCGCTCACGCGCGACGACATCAAGCCGCGCCTCCTCGGGCACTGGGGCACGACCCCGCTGCTCAACTTCGTCTACGCGCACCTCAACCGGGCGATCATCGAGCGCGACCTCGACATGATCTACATCGCCGGCCCCGGTCACGGCGGCCCGGGCATGGTCGCGAACGCGTACCTCGACGGCACGTACTCGGAGCTGTTCTCGGCGGCGACGCCGGATCGCGCGGGCATGCGCCACCTGTTCCGCCAGTTCTCGTTCCCCGGCGGGGTGCCGTCGCACGCGGCGCCGGAGACGCCCGGATCCATCAACGAGGGCGGCGAGCTCGGCTACTCGCTCGTGCACGCCTTCGGCGCCGCGCTCGACAACCCCGACCTCGTGGTCGCGTGCGTGATCGGCGACGGCGAGGCGGAGACCGCGACGCTCGCCTCCAGCTGGCACCTCGACAAGTTCCTCGACCCGGAGACCGACGGCGCGGTGCTGCCGATCCTCAACCTCAACGGCTGGAAGATCGCGAACCCCACGATCCTCGCGCGCATCCCCGAGGAGGAGCTGCTCGCGCTCTTCACCGGTTACGGCTACTCCCCGCGGATCGTCTCGGGCGGCTTCGACGGCGAGGACCACGCCGCGGTGCACGAGCGGTTCGCGCTCGCGCTGGGCGAGGCGCTCGACGACATCAGCCGGATCCAGCTCGCGGCCCGCACGGGCGGCAGCGAGGAGCGACCGGCCTGGCCGATGCTGATCCTCCGCACGCCCAAGGGCTGGACCGGCCCGAAGGAGGTCGACGGCAAGCAGGTCGAGGGCACGTGGCGTGCGCACCAGGTGCCGCTGTCCGGCGTCCGCGACGACCCGGACCACCTCCGCCAGCTCCAGGAGTGGCTGGAGAGCTACCGCCCGCACGAGCTGTTCGACCGCGACGGGCGCCTGACCCCCGCGCTCCAGCCGAACCGTCCCGAGGGCGACCGGCGGATGAGCGCGAACCCGCACGCGAACGGCGGCCTGCTCCGTCGCGACCTCCGCCTCCCGCCGCTCGAGGTCAACGCGATCGACCTCAGCGACGGCCGCGGCGTCATCGCCGAGCCGACCCGCGTGCTCGGCGGCTGGCTGCGCGACGTGATCGCCCGCAATCCGCTCGACTTCCGGATCTTCGGCCCCGACGAGACCGCCAGCAACCGGCTCGACGACGTGTACGAGGTCACGGCGAAGGCCTGGCAGGGCGAGGTGCTGCCGGTCGACGAGCACCTGGCGCACGAGGGCCGGGTCATCGAGATCCTCAACGAGAACATCACGCAGGGGCTGCTCGAGGCCTACCTGCTCACCGGCAGGCACGGGCTCTTCACCTCCTACGAGGCGTTCATCCACGTGGTCGACTCGATGTTCAACCAGTACGCGAAGTGGCTCGAGTCGAGCTCGAAGGTGGAGTGGCGGCGGCCGGTCGCGTCGTTCACGTACCTGCTCTCCTCGCACGTCTGGCGGCAGGACCACAACGGCTTCTCGCACCAGGACCCCGGCTTCCTCGACCACGTCGTGAACAAGCGGGCCGAGATCGTGCGCGTGTACCTGCCGTTCGACGCGAACTCGCTGCTCGTGACGATGGACCGCTGCCTCCGCGGCACCGACCTGATCAACGTGGTCATCGCCGGCAAGCAGCCGACCGCGAGCCTGCTGTCGCTCGAGGAGGCCAGAGCCCACGGGGCGCGCGGCGTGGGCGTGTGGGAGTGGGCGGGCACCGAGGTGCCCGGGCTCGAGCCCGACGTCGTGGTCGCGTGCGCGGGCGACATCCCGACGGTGGAGGCGATGGCGGCGGTGCAGATCCTCAAGCGGGAGATCCCGCAGCTGCGCGTGCGGTTCGTCAACGTGGTCGACCTGATGCGTCTGCAGGACTCCACCCAGCACCCGCACGGCCTCGACGACGGATCCTTCGACGCCCTGTTCACGCGCGACAAGCCCGTCGTCTTCGCGTTCCACGGCTACCCGTCGCTCATCCACCGCCTCACGTACAAGCGGCACAACCACGAGAACATGCACGTGCGCGGCTTCGTGGAGCAGGGCGGCACGACCACGCCGTTCGACATGCTGATGCTCAACGACCTCGACCGGTTCCGGCTCGTGATGGACGTGATCCGCCGCGTGCCGCACCTCGAGACGACCTACGCGGGCCTCTCGCAGCGCATGGACGACGAGCGCATCGCGCACCGCGTGTTCACGCGCGAGCACGGCGAGGACATGGCCGACGTGTCGGGCGCGGAGGGGCTGCCGTTCGCGGATCCGACGCGGCAGACGGCGATCGACACCGGCGACGACAACGCCTGA
- a CDS encoding carboxypeptidase regulatory-like domain-containing protein produces MPSVRRRGLVGLIALALITAAQAGPASPASADPVPPTAGATDSATTATVVGRVYLDRVDPRNLVRTGEVSLELSDIPFGDSVDIVDGAFRFEGMRATRYTLRAWVALGGTPASQYLGQVNEWRDARFFTAPAGRETRVDIVIRTPAGIGGTVTLPGGAPAAAAPVDVLRATGDGRLEASGFTDASGRYALGNLEPGFYVVRFGTPSSDPRAYLPEWSGDRTQRALATRIAVSRWGQVVTGVDATLAPAP; encoded by the coding sequence ATGCCATCCGTCCGCCGACGCGGTCTCGTCGGCCTCATCGCCCTGGCCCTGATCACCGCCGCTCAGGCCGGCCCCGCCTCCCCCGCGTCCGCGGATCCCGTCCCGCCCACGGCTGGCGCGACCGACAGCGCCACCACCGCCACCGTCGTCGGCCGCGTCTACCTCGACCGCGTGGATCCCCGGAACCTCGTCCGCACGGGCGAGGTCTCCCTCGAGCTGTCCGACATCCCGTTCGGCGACAGCGTCGACATCGTCGACGGCGCGTTCCGCTTCGAGGGGATGCGCGCCACGCGGTACACGCTGCGCGCCTGGGTCGCGCTCGGCGGCACGCCCGCGTCCCAGTACCTCGGCCAGGTCAACGAGTGGCGGGACGCGCGCTTCTTCACCGCGCCCGCCGGCCGCGAGACCCGCGTCGACATCGTGATCCGCACCCCCGCGGGCATCGGCGGCACGGTCACGCTCCCGGGCGGCGCGCCCGCCGCGGCCGCTCCCGTCGACGTCCTGCGCGCGACCGGCGACGGGCGCCTGGAGGCGTCCGGCTTCACGGACGCGTCCGGCCGCTACGCGCTCGGCAACCTGGAGCCCGGCTTCTACGTGGTGCGCTTCGGCACGCCGTCGTCGGATCCGCGCGCCTACCTCCCCGAGTGGTCAGGCGACCGCACGCAGCGCGCGCTCGCCACGCGCATCGCCGTCTCCCGCTGGGGCCAGGTGGTCACGGGAGTCGACGCGACGCTCGCGCCGGCCCCGTGA
- a CDS encoding carboxypeptidase-like regulatory domain-containing protein, whose translation MHAPRRRALIGLLSLSLVLSAQAGIAGSATAADARTSASTTASATRATPAFTASPKPTITGTPRVGSTLTAVTGDWAPKPTTFGYRWWRDGVAIAGATGSTLKLTAADAGARIDLTVTARRGGYASLARSSGSTAAVAPAATTPTPPAPTPTPTAPTPDPTPAPTPTPTPDPTPTPDPTPPVATVPFTEAADPVITGDVQVGRPLRAVSGVWAPRPTSFAYAWQVDGVAVAGATSISYTPVDADAGKRITATVTGTAPGITPTTRTSAATPPVAAAGVDLPEQPSTGKVVGNIYLDSVDPANLVSSGEIYLEPAPYEFSDGLVSGVVGGAFAFSGVRPGEYRLHAFFTVGGKYLYQYYGQTNDVKRAQTFAVQADGTVRVDVVLKRYATIQGTVTTTGGVPAKGLSVAAYRTYYGQLLDSTTTDAQGGYTLSSAEPGDYLIKVGTPVGDSRGIIGEWYSDAYDRESATPVTVAQWGTPVTGIDVELNRGASAKGQIYRSDGVGTPAASVRFVPVAAAVEGAAPTTGLVAFVDQYGRFSLNGITPGEYVVYVAAAGETPRQLPRWAGGTGTLATATRYTATLDTQLPAIYVQLAPDPTARQSRAAPTAR comes from the coding sequence ATGCACGCACCACGTCGACGCGCCCTGATCGGGCTGCTGTCGCTCTCGCTCGTCCTGTCCGCGCAGGCCGGCATCGCGGGATCCGCCACCGCGGCCGACGCGCGGACCAGCGCAAGCACCACCGCGAGCGCGACCCGCGCCACGCCCGCCTTCACCGCGTCGCCCAAGCCGACCATCACCGGTACCCCGCGCGTCGGCTCCACGCTCACCGCCGTCACCGGCGACTGGGCGCCGAAGCCGACGACCTTCGGCTACCGCTGGTGGCGCGACGGCGTGGCCATCGCGGGCGCGACCGGATCCACGCTGAAGCTGACCGCCGCCGACGCAGGCGCGCGCATCGACCTCACGGTCACCGCGCGCCGGGGCGGGTACGCGTCCCTCGCGCGATCGAGCGGGTCGACCGCCGCCGTCGCGCCCGCCGCCACGACGCCGACGCCGCCCGCCCCGACGCCCACGCCCACGGCCCCGACGCCGGACCCGACGCCCGCTCCCACCCCGACCCCGACCCCGGATCCGACGCCGACCCCCGACCCCACGCCTCCCGTAGCCACGGTCCCCTTCACCGAGGCCGCCGACCCGGTGATCACGGGCGACGTGCAGGTCGGCCGCCCGCTGCGCGCCGTCTCGGGCGTGTGGGCCCCGCGCCCGACCTCCTTCGCCTACGCCTGGCAGGTGGACGGCGTGGCCGTCGCGGGCGCGACGTCCATCTCCTACACGCCCGTCGACGCGGACGCCGGGAAGCGGATCACCGCGACGGTCACCGGCACGGCACCCGGGATCACGCCCACCACCCGCACCAGCGCGGCGACGCCGCCGGTCGCGGCCGCGGGCGTCGACCTCCCCGAGCAGCCGTCGACCGGGAAGGTGGTCGGGAACATCTACCTCGACTCCGTGGATCCGGCCAACCTCGTGTCCTCCGGCGAGATCTACCTCGAGCCGGCGCCCTACGAGTTCAGCGACGGCCTCGTCTCCGGCGTCGTCGGTGGCGCGTTCGCCTTCTCGGGCGTGCGCCCGGGCGAGTACCGGCTGCACGCCTTCTTCACCGTCGGCGGGAAGTACCTCTACCAGTACTACGGGCAGACGAACGACGTGAAGCGGGCGCAGACGTTCGCGGTGCAGGCCGACGGGACCGTCCGCGTGGATGTGGTCCTCAAGCGGTACGCCACCATCCAGGGCACGGTCACGACGACGGGCGGGGTCCCCGCGAAGGGCCTCTCGGTCGCCGCCTACCGCACGTACTACGGCCAGCTCCTCGACTCCACGACGACGGACGCGCAGGGCGGGTACACCCTCTCGAGCGCGGAGCCCGGCGACTACCTGATCAAGGTCGGTACGCCCGTCGGCGACTCCCGCGGCATCATCGGCGAGTGGTACTCGGACGCCTACGACAGGGAGAGCGCGACGCCGGTGACGGTCGCGCAGTGGGGCACGCCGGTCACCGGGATCGACGTGGAGCTCAACCGCGGCGCGAGCGCGAAGGGCCAGATCTACCGGTCCGACGGGGTGGGCACCCCCGCGGCGTCCGTGCGCTTCGTCCCCGTGGCCGCGGCCGTGGAGGGAGCGGCCCCGACCACCGGCCTCGTCGCGTTCGTCGACCAGTACGGCCGCTTCAGCCTGAACGGGATCACGCCCGGCGAGTACGTCGTCTACGTCGCCGCGGCCGGCGAGACCCCGCGGCAGCTCCCGCGATGGGCCGGAGGCACCGGCACCCTCGCCACCGCGACCCGCTACACGGCGACGCTCGACACCCAGCTGCCGGCGATCTACGTGCAGCTCGCGCCGGATCCGACCGCCCGGCAATCCCGCGCCGCGCCGACCGCGCGCTGA
- a CDS encoding carboxypeptidase regulatory-like domain-containing protein, protein MSSARRRAVVGLLSLALVASAQVGIASGASAAEAPTPAASAAPDASRGSAPAAVQAAAAFTASPRPTITGTAQVSSPLTAVTGTWTPAPDSFSYRWWRDGVAISGATDARYVPVAADQGKRITVTVTAAKSGYTSLARSSGPTAAVTAAPAALPFTAAPAPTITGTAAIGSPLTAVPGTWTPSPRFAYQWFVGDKPIFGATASTYTPTYSDLGRALSVSVAGYRDGYATTVRMSAPTPATVGRGTLTTAVPTITGSAVVGSALRAVPNAWSPDPTFEFRWFADDEAISNATGEYYTPVAADIGKRITVTVTGSAVGYNPAARTSARTAAVVAATTPPPVPATGTIVGRVYLDSVAPGNLISSGEVIPFRAGAAQATSAPIVDGAFRAEGLLPGDYRLFASVTVGGRELRQYYGEADGVTDGRTFTVQADGTVRLDVVLKRYATISGTATLSDGSPAVGSQVEVFRVRGGQVSSATTDAAGRFLADGLTPGQYEGHFTAPFTNPDGVIGEWYSDTDDRNAATRFTVGWGQAVTGVDPTLDAGTRLSGLVRGPDGTPYAGAGVYVVPEATALLGADPRTASRAAGTDAVGRFRVTGILPGRYYVFVTADRSEAPSYASQWLGGSGSLASATVYTATRGADLPAVDTRLVVSSSVTATISGSPAAGWAGHAQVTLFQGGTAKRTTFVFPGSDAFLDSVPAGTYRVQVTYFRDYVPSSRWWDGGTGADRSELVVPAGKDVSLAIRSAPAVAATGALQVR, encoded by the coding sequence ATGTCATCTGCACGTCGTCGGGCCGTCGTCGGCCTCCTCTCGTTGGCGCTCGTCGCCTCCGCGCAGGTGGGGATCGCCTCCGGCGCATCCGCCGCCGAAGCGCCCACGCCCGCCGCATCCGCCGCCCCCGATGCCTCACGGGGGTCTGCCCCCGCCGCCGTGCAGGCCGCCGCCGCGTTCACCGCGTCGCCTCGACCCACGATCACCGGCACCGCGCAGGTCAGCTCGCCGCTCACCGCGGTCACGGGCACGTGGACCCCGGCGCCCGACTCGTTCTCCTACCGCTGGTGGCGCGACGGGGTCGCGATCTCGGGCGCGACCGACGCCCGCTACGTACCGGTCGCCGCCGACCAGGGGAAGAGGATCACCGTCACGGTCACCGCCGCGAAGAGCGGCTACACGTCCCTGGCCCGCTCGAGCGGCCCGACCGCGGCCGTCACGGCCGCCCCCGCCGCGCTGCCGTTCACCGCGGCGCCCGCGCCGACCATCACCGGCACCGCGGCCATCGGCAGCCCGCTGACCGCGGTCCCCGGGACCTGGACCCCGTCGCCGCGCTTCGCCTACCAGTGGTTCGTCGGTGACAAGCCGATCTTCGGCGCCACCGCATCCACATACACGCCGACCTACTCCGACCTCGGTCGCGCCCTGTCGGTGTCGGTCGCGGGGTACCGCGACGGCTACGCGACCACCGTGCGCATGAGCGCTCCGACGCCGGCCACCGTCGGCCGCGGCACTCTCACCACGGCCGTGCCCACCATCACCGGATCGGCCGTCGTCGGCTCCGCGCTGCGCGCCGTGCCGAACGCCTGGAGCCCCGACCCGACCTTCGAGTTCCGCTGGTTCGCCGACGACGAGGCGATCTCCAACGCCACGGGCGAGTACTACACGCCCGTCGCCGCGGACATCGGCAAGCGCATCACCGTCACGGTCACCGGCAGCGCGGTCGGCTACAACCCCGCCGCCCGGACGAGCGCCCGCACGGCCGCGGTCGTCGCCGCCACCACCCCGCCTCCCGTACCGGCGACCGGCACGATCGTCGGCCGCGTCTACCTCGACTCCGTCGCCCCCGGCAACCTGATCTCGTCCGGCGAGGTCATCCCCTTCCGCGCCGGCGCAGCCCAGGCCACGTCGGCGCCCATCGTCGACGGCGCCTTCCGCGCCGAGGGACTCCTGCCGGGTGACTACCGGCTGTTCGCGAGCGTGACCGTGGGCGGGCGGGAGCTGCGTCAGTACTACGGCGAGGCGGACGGCGTCACGGACGGCCGCACCTTCACCGTGCAGGCCGACGGCACCGTGCGGCTCGACGTCGTGCTCAAGCGCTACGCGACCATCAGCGGCACCGCGACGCTGTCCGACGGCAGCCCTGCGGTCGGATCCCAGGTCGAGGTCTTCCGGGTGCGCGGTGGCCAGGTCTCCAGCGCGACCACGGATGCGGCCGGTCGCTTCCTCGCCGACGGGCTGACCCCCGGCCAGTACGAGGGGCACTTCACCGCCCCGTTCACGAACCCGGACGGCGTCATCGGCGAGTGGTACAGCGACACAGACGACCGCAACGCGGCCACGCGCTTCACGGTCGGCTGGGGCCAGGCCGTGACGGGCGTCGACCCGACGCTGGACGCCGGGACCCGGCTCTCAGGGCTGGTCCGCGGACCGGACGGGACGCCGTACGCGGGCGCCGGCGTGTACGTCGTCCCCGAGGCGACGGCCCTGCTCGGCGCCGACCCTCGGACGGCGAGCCGCGCCGCGGGGACCGATGCGGTGGGCCGGTTCCGCGTCACCGGGATCCTGCCCGGCCGGTACTACGTGTTCGTCACGGCCGACCGCTCCGAGGCTCCCTCGTACGCGTCCCAGTGGCTGGGCGGCAGCGGATCGCTCGCCTCGGCGACGGTCTACACCGCGACACGCGGCGCCGACCTCCCGGCCGTGGACACGCGCCTCGTGGTCAGCTCCTCTGTGACCGCCACGATCTCGGGCTCGCCGGCAGCCGGCTGGGCCGGCCACGCCCAGGTCACCCTGTTCCAGGGCGGCACCGCGAAGAGGACCACGTTCGTCTTCCCGGGAAGCGACGCGTTCCTCGACTCGGTGCCCGCCGGCACCTACCGCGTGCAGGTGACGTACTTCCGCGACTACGTGCCGTCGTCCCGGTGGTGGGACGGCGGGACCGGCGCCGACCGCTCGGAGCTGGTCGTGCCCGCCGGGAAGGACGTGTCCCTCGCGATCCGCTCGGCCCCGGCGGTCGCGGCGACGGGCGCGCTGCAGGTCCGCTGA